The sequence CCGGGAAGTCACCGTCGCGGTACTCGCCCGCCGGCCGGTCGTCGCCGCGGGCGAAAGCGTCGAACCAGTCGTGGACGAGGTTGAAGGTCGGGCCGACGTCGGGCCGCTGGCACGAAGCCACCGTAGGACGTCCGCAGGTCCTGCAATCGGTCGGACACGGGTCACGAGCCGGCCGGCCGGTGGGCGTCGCGCAGCATGCCGGTCCGGGGGTGGCAGTTGATGTACTCGAAGGTCTGGTCTCCGCCGTCGGACACCGAGACCTCGTGGTACAGGCGCAGCTTTTCCAACCCGGTCACAACACGGAAGAACGTGACGAAGATGCGCAGGTGGGTGGGGTGCGACTCGGCCCACCGCTCGAGGTGTCCCAGCGACTTCCAGTGGCCGATGTTGTAGCTTTCGTCGAGGTCGTTTCCGTCCAGGTCGATGCTGCGCACGAAGCGGTTGCTGTAGCAGCCGATCGCCTCGCCGTTGTCCCGCAGGAAGTCCATGCCTTCCTCGAGAGGTGGGAGGAGCTCGTCCAGATAGAGCGTGCGTTCTTCTTCCCCGGCTTCGCGCCAGTCCTGACCGGACCGGATGAGCGCGATGTTGTCGTGCCCGCGGACGACAACCCTGCCTCCCTTGTCCGGGTCTCCGGACACGACGGTGAGGTCGCCGCCGGGCTGCATCCAGTCGGTCTGCGACAGCGGGATGCGGTCGCGCATCGAGCCCCAGTAACCGTGCTCGCTGATTTCCCCGCTGATCTCCCCCATGACGCCTCCGACGCCGGGCAGGTCGTCCTGGAACGCGTAGAGGGTCTCGAACTGGTCGGTCCGGGGCGTCAGGACTTCCCGGAAATAGCCGAGACCATCGGCGAGCCGCTCGTCGGACTCCCACCACCCCTTGACCCGCTCGGAGCGCAGCCAGCGGCAATAGGCGGCGGGGTCGCTCCAGTACCCGACGGCGATGAGGTTGTGGTGGTCCTGGTTGTCCACGTGGTCGGTGAGGTCGTGCTGAACGGGTCCGTCCTCGCCGTCGAAGGTGCCGACGATGTGACGCAGTGCCGCGAGGGCGGCCGGGCGCTGCGCATCCTGCCGGTACTGGACACCGAGGTAGGCCATCACCACCTGCTGCAGGGCGCCCTCGGCGCGGGCCACCCACATCGGGAACGGCGGCTGGTAGTCGTCGGGAACCCGGCGCGACAGGGTGCGCGGGCACTGGAGGCGGGGCTCGATCGCGGATTCCATGGTGTTCTCCTTGACGGAACGTTCGGCAGGCAGGGGGTGCTCACCGGTTGGTGGAGCTGACGCGCCGGAGCCCGGCCGCGGACAGCACTTCGCCGAGCTCTGCCGGCGGATCGGTGGTGCCCGGGCCGCCCCGGCGCACCCAGTCGGCGAGGGCGTGGGCGCGTTCGACGGTGTTGACCCGGGTGACCCAGGCCGGCCGGGCACCTCGCCGGCGGGCGTCGGCGGCCGGGTTCACGACCACGACGTTGGACAGGTCGCAGGCCCACAGGCAGCCGACGCGGACCAGCCGCGCGTCGGGACCGATCGCGGTCTCGAGGACAGCGGCGATGCCCTCGTGGTCGACATCGGGGTGTTTGCGGGTGGTCCCGCAGCAGCAGCCGCGGCACATCCGGATCCGCGGCCCGGACGCTGCCGCGGTCACCGGACTCGGGCCGCGCTCCGCGGACTCGCGTCCGGCGCCGGAGTGAGCCGCGGGCGGGCGAACGTCAGGAACGCGAAAACGGCGGCGAGAACGAGCCACATCACCCCGATCTGCGCCAGCGACGCGACACGGAAGTGCCAGATCAGATCGGCCGGGACGGCCGCCGGTACCGGGTCGGCGACGTCCGGCAGGGCCCAGAGCAGGACCGCTGTTCCGGCGATACCCAGCGATGTGGCAGCCACCGCCCGCGCCCCGGGCGTCAGGTTCTTGGCGCGCGCGACGCCGGTGATCACCGCCGTCAAAACGACCGCGCCCACGATGGCCCCCAGGTAGGTGAGGGTGCGGGCGTCGACGGTCATCGGGTCGCCGACGGCGGGCGGGTTCGCCGGGATGACGATGGCCGGAGTCAGGGTGAAGGAGACGAAGCCCAGTCCCGCCAGCGCCATCACCGACGCCGCCGTCGAACTGCCGGGGAGCCTCGGCCGGAGGAACCGGTGGACGAGTGCGAACGCGATCCCGATCAGGATCCCGACCAGCACCACGGTGGCCAGGCCGAACGAGACCTGCTCGCCGCGCGTCACCACCTCCCCCGCGGCCTGCGCGTGACCGGTGTGCGCCTCGGGCTCGGAGCCGGCTTCCTCGATGGCGATCGCGGCGCGGATCAGCGGCTCGACGAGCCAGTACATCGTCGCGGCGCCGGCCCCACCGGCCACGGCGCCCGCGAGAGCGCCGTAGCCGAGGGTGCGGCCGATCGGAACGGTGTCCATCAGCTGTCCCCTGCCGCTCAGTGGCACGGGACGCCGAGGGCGTGCCGCGCGTCGTGGGTGGCTTCGTGCAGGTAGTGCGCCGCCTGCGGGGAGAGGGCGAACCCGTTCTCCTGCAGGAGGAACAGAACACCGAGCAGGGCGAGAACCGTCAGCGCGATGCTGAGGTTGGTGGTCGCGATCTTGCCGTTCGCGACGGCGATGCGCTGTGTCATGGCAGTTCCTTCCGGGTCAGGGGTGACGCGCGGGGTCGACGGCGATCGGTTCGGTGTGCGCCTCGTGGTGGTTGCGGTTGGCCGGCAGCGCCAGGACTTCCTTCGTCTGGACGTCGAGGTCGGCCGCGTCGAGCACGCCGGCCTTCGCCAGCACCGCTTCCAAGGCGGAAACCCAGTGTTCGTAGTAGGACCACGGGGACTCGCTCGCGGCGTCGGCGCGCTCCCAGTCCTGAATGGACGCGATCAGCGCACCCTGGAACGCCGACCAGTCGAACCCGAGCCGGCGATGGGCGGCGACGGCCATCGCGAACGCCCGGATCTCCCAGGGGTGGTCGAAACTCGGGTCGCCGCCGGGCATCCCGCAGACGAGGTGCTCGACCTCGCGGCGTGCCTCGCCCAGGGCCACGGCGCTGGTATACGGCGCCGGGAGGGTCGTGCCGGACATCAGGCGACCTCGGCGACCGGGCCGACGCCGATCATCGACTCGCGGGTGACGAGGGCGGCCAGCTGCTCCTCGGTCCACCCGTCGGTGCCCGCCGGGCGCTGCGGCAGGACCCAGTAGCGCATCTCGCTGCTGGAGTCCCACACCCGCACCTCGACGTCCTCGCCGACGGTGAAACCGAACGCCTCGT is a genomic window of Amycolatopsis lexingtonensis containing:
- a CDS encoding nitrile hydratase accessory protein codes for the protein MSGTTLPAPYTSAVALGEARREVEHLVCGMPGGDPSFDHPWEIRAFAMAVAAHRRLGFDWSAFQGALIASIQDWERADAASESPWSYYEHWVSALEAVLAKAGVLDAADLDVQTKEVLALPANRNHHEAHTEPIAVDPARHP
- a CDS encoding CbtB domain-containing protein encodes the protein MTQRIAVANGKIATTNLSIALTVLALLGVLFLLQENGFALSPQAAHYLHEATHDARHALGVPCH
- a CDS encoding phenylacetaldoxime dehydratase family protein, encoding MESAIEPRLQCPRTLSRRVPDDYQPPFPMWVARAEGALQQVVMAYLGVQYRQDAQRPAALAALRHIVGTFDGEDGPVQHDLTDHVDNQDHHNLIAVGYWSDPAAYCRWLRSERVKGWWESDERLADGLGYFREVLTPRTDQFETLYAFQDDLPGVGGVMGEISGEISEHGYWGSMRDRIPLSQTDWMQPGGDLTVVSGDPDKGGRVVVRGHDNIALIRSGQDWREAGEEERTLYLDELLPPLEEGMDFLRDNGEAIGCYSNRFVRSIDLDGNDLDESYNIGHWKSLGHLERWAESHPTHLRIFVTFFRVVTGLEKLRLYHEVSVSDGGDQTFEYINCHPRTGMLRDAHRPAGS
- a CDS encoding CbtA family protein, giving the protein MDTVPIGRTLGYGALAGAVAGGAGAATMYWLVEPLIRAAIAIEEAGSEPEAHTGHAQAAGEVVTRGEQVSFGLATVVLVGILIGIAFALVHRFLRPRLPGSSTAASVMALAGLGFVSFTLTPAIVIPANPPAVGDPMTVDARTLTYLGAIVGAVVLTAVITGVARAKNLTPGARAVAATSLGIAGTAVLLWALPDVADPVPAAVPADLIWHFRVASLAQIGVMWLVLAAVFAFLTFARPRLTPAPDASPRSAARVR